The following is a genomic window from Hydrogenobaculum sp. Y04AAS1.
TAAGATATTACCAACTTTTATGGGATTTCCTAACTCATAATGGGAATTTGTAAGCATAGATACAAAAAGCGGTATCCAGGCTTTTTCTTTCATTATCTTTTCTTCGGTGTATATACGTTTTTTGCCGTTGGTTATTTCTTCTAAAAAGTAGCTGTCTCCATTTTTTTTAAACTTAAACTCATAGCTGTAAAATATTGAAAAAAGTCCTTTTGTTTTACCTTCGCAATCTATGTTTTGTGGGCTTTTAATATCAACTGTTACTACTCCTGCTGATAGTCCTACAAAGTTTGTCTCATACTTTAGGATGGCATCTCCATATGAAAAGCTAAAAAACAAAAGTATAAAAATTAAAAATCTCATATTATAAATATAAAACTTTTGATATGTGTTATAATAAAATCATGAAAAAGATATGTAGAGTAGCATGGAGCATAACTCATCAAGAGTTTACGGTGACGGATTATTATTATTTTTCTATTATTGAGAAAAGAGCCCCAGAGTTTGGGCTTCAGATTGACGAAGTGGATTCGTGGGATAAGCTTTTTGAATACGATACGATAGTGTTTAACTATCCAGAGATTCCATTCACTGAAAAAGAAGTCCAAGATGTTGTAAAAGCGGTGGAAGAGCTTGGCAAGAAGGTGATACTGCTTGGTTATTACAAAAACGAAGACCATATAGCAGACACTTGCAACACGTTGGCAAGGGCTTTTGGCATGGAGCTAAACCCAGATGAAATAACGGATGAAGTATCAAATTACGACGGAGATAAGTATTTTGTTAAAAGCACAAAGGTAAGAAGATACAACAAAGGCTTAGACAACAAGGTAAATGTTAACGCTGTAGTGCTTCCTTGTACGTGCTCTATAAAAACCATAATGCCAGATATAAAGATAGTGGTGGCTGGAGAGGAAACTGCAAAATCAAATATGGAAAACTACCCTCTTTTGATAGCGGATCATATTGCACCAGTAAGCGGTGGATATTTTACACTGGCTGGCACTTGCGTGTTTTGGGACAATTACGCTATGAGGCTTGAAGATAATCTAAACTTTGCTATGAACATGCTTTGGCATGAAACACCACCTCAAGACAAAGAAAACGCCAAAGCTGTAAGGTTTGGTCTTTGATATATTAAAAGGCGACGAGCGGATTTGAACCGCTGTAGAGGGGATTTGCAGTCCCGCGCCTCGCCTCTCGGCCACGTCGCCTAAATAAGCTGATTCTAATTAGCTTAATATTATACCACATGGAACTTTTAAAGTGTTATGCTTTTTATCAGATCATCTACACTTTTTATAGGGCTTAGACAAGTGTAATCTTTACAAGCTATAAACGTTTCTTCAGACGATTCTTCATGGTATGGAACTATGTTTGGTAAGTAATGTTTGTAAAGTTCTTTTACTCTTTCTTGGGCTTTTGATATGGGCATAGAAAGTAAAAGCTGATAACCTTTTTTATAAAGTAAAAAGCTTGTCATAAAGAAGCTACAAGCGGTAGGATTTCTAGAGAGCATATCAGAGTATATAGAAGATAATATTTGATAGCGGTTTTCATATGTATCTTCTTTTGTTATAAAAAATAACTCCACAAGGTTTAAGCCCATCACGGAGTTCCCAGATGGGATAGCCCCGTCGTAAAGGGTCTTTTGAGGTATCAGTACATCTTTTCCTACACTAAGATAAAACCCACCAGCGTTTTTGTCCCATAGTTTTTCTATCGCTTCTTCTGTCAGTGAAATAGCTTTTTCTAAAGCATCTTTTGAGAATGTAGCTTTGTAAAGAGAAAGATAGGCTTTTATAAGATAAGCGTAGTCATCAAGCATAGGTTCTATAAGCTTGTTGTGGTTTAAAGCGTGCTGTAGCGGATGTTTTGATATGTTGTTTAGATTTTTGGTGGCCATATCAAGAAAATCTTTGTCTTCAAAAACTAAGTAGGCTTCTATCAAAGCCCAGTCCATCATGGCGTTTTGGTCAAGGAGTATTTTGTCATCTATAAGGGGCTTTTTTCTTTTTTCTCTAAAAGCTTTTAAAACTTGTAGCTCATTCTCAAACAACATCGTTGGTTCTTTTGCATATAATACGTTTTTACCTGTATAAACTCTTTTAGCTTCATCAAGAAAATTACCTTCTTTTTTTATATTGAAAAATTCTATAAACTTATCTGTTTTTTCTTTTAGTATATCTTTTATCTCTTGGTAAGTCCAAAGGTAAAACCCTCCTTCTTCTCCTTCCGTATCGGCATCCATTGATGTGTAAAAAAATCCGTTTTCGTATAGATTTTCTTTTACAAAGTTTATTGTTTTATAAACTGTATCTTTGAAAATCTCATTTTTTGTAAGTCTATAAGCTTCAGAATAAGCCAATATAGCCATTGCCTGGTCGTATAGCATTTTTTCAAAGTGCGGTAAAAGCCAATATCTATCTGTGGAATACCTATGGAAACCTCCTCCTACATGATCCCATATACCGCCTCTTCTCATGTTTAAAAGTGTTGATAATGCCATGTCCTGAAAGGGTTGTTTTTGGCTTTTAAGAAGAAGTAAAACATTGTGAAGGCTTGGAAATTTTGGGGCTTCGGAAAACCCGCCAAACTCTTCATCGTAACGATTTGCAAGACCAAAAAGTGCTTTATCTATAAAACTTTCATTTAACTCTCTTTTTTCAAAAGAATTCATGAATTGCTTTAGCTGTTCTACCATCCTTTTTGATTTTTCTATTATGTTTTTGCTATCTTTGTCCCATAGGTCTTTTATTTGGTTTAAAAGCTTTAAAAATGAGGCTTTTGGAAAATAAGTACCTGCAAAAAATGGTTCTTTAGTGGGGGTTAGAAAAACCGAGAGCGGCCAACCGCCGGAGTTGTTTAAAAGTACGCAGTATTCTATGTAAAGGCTGTCTATATCTGGTCTTTCTTCTTTGTCTACTTTTATACTTACAAAGCATTTGTTTAAAAAAGATGCCACTTCTTCATCTTCAAAAGATTCTTTTTCCATCACATGGCACCAATGACAAGAAGAATAACCTATGGATAAAAACACAGGTTTATTTTCTTTGATGGCTTTATCAAAGGCCTCTTCTGACCAAGGGTACCAGTCAACGGGATTATAAGCGTGCATTTTAAGATAGGGACTTTTTTCGTTTATAAGTCTATTTGGTGTTTTCATCTGATAAAATATAAAAAGTCTGTTTTATTTTAAAATGTTTATAATCAGTTAATTAGGCTTTTAAAAAACATTTCTTTATCTATTATAGCTCCGGCTGCATTGTCATGACCACCGCCACCTAAAGATTCTGCTATCTTTCTTGCAGAACCATCTACACTTCTAAAAGAAAGCTTTACGAAATCCCCAGTTATATAAAACATACAGGCTATGTTGTGCTCTTTGGCAATGAGACTTCCTATCTCACTTTGATATATAGGTGTGTTTATGGCTGGTATCTTTATATCGTTTATATTTATGTAAAGAGGTGAATTTGACCAAATATCTTTTAACTTGTATACCATAAAATTTTTGTATTCTGATAGTATCTTGCTTTTAGTAGCTATTTCGTCAATATCTTTATGCAAAAACTCTCTCATCAAATCTGGTTTATCTGTATACATGTATAAGAAATCGTTTACTTCGTCGGTGTTTTGATATCTCCAAAGCCATATGTCTTTATCTTTTACAATATCCACTATCATCGGTAAATTTTTGTCTATAAGGGTTTTGTAAGTAAGAGATGCACCGCTTTCTGTAGGATCGTATATAAAAGTGATAAAATCGTACTCCAAAGCAATGGGCTTATCTTCTTCAATGGGTTTTCCTATAAATTTTGATATCGTATTGGCAGCAGTCTTGTGATGGTCTATTATAACTACTTCCGTGTATCCTTGTTTTTCTTGCCTTAGGCTTTGAAGGTATATTAGATCATCCCATTTAGGAGCTATATCCAAAAACCATATTTTTGAAATCTCTTTGAAATTTTGTCCTTCTGAAGGTAAATACTTGTTTATGGCTTCTTTTACACTGGTACCGTGATTCAATGGTATAAATATAATGCTATCTTTGTTTTTTATGTGTTCTTGTAGTATAGCGGCAGACATAGTGCCATCTATACAGCTTTTATGAAAAAAACAAATTTCCATCACTTTAACTTGTTCTTAAGGATATCACCAAGCTTAAAGCCAGATGAAGAGTCGTTTACTTTTATAAACTCTTTTTGGTCGCCTTGTTCTTTTTGCTGTTTTTTGGTTTCTTGTATCATACTGAAAGTAATTTTTTCCTCTTTTGGATTTACCTCTAAAACTTTAACCGTTATGTTTTGACCAGGCTCTAAGTTTGTGTTTTTAGGTATTTCAGATATTGGCAATAGGCCATCTATGCCTTCTGGCAAACCTAAGAAGGTACCAAAAGGTCTTACTTCTTTTACCGCAAGCTCTACTTGTTGTCCTGGTTTGTACCTTTCTGGTATTACACTCCAAGGATTTTGAGTAAGCTGCTTTAAGCCAAGCTTTACTTTTTTACCATCTAGGCCTAGTACCATAAACTCTTTTTCTTCTCCAGGGGTAAGCAACTCTTCTGAGCGTGCGTTTTTAAGCCAAGACATATCTTGTTTTTTCACTATGCCTTCTACGTTTGGTCCTAGCTCTATAAACGCAATGTTTGGATGTACGGTTTTTACTTTTCCCTTTACTATCGTATTTGGTGGGTTTGATTTTATAAAATCCGCTGCTGGGTTTTCTTCAGAAGGTACTATGTTTACATCTATTTGTTTTTTATCTTTGTCTATTCTTGTTACAACAAGTTTTAGTTTTGTGCCACTCTTTAAAAGCTTGTTGCCGATATTTTTCATGCTTTCTTCTGGTACTAAGGCTGTAATACCTTCTTGTAATTCTACGAAAAGCCCCTTCCCTTTTCTATAGAAAGATACTTTGCCCTCTGTTTTGTCTCCTTCTTTTAGCTCCAATGTTTCCCATATATTCTTCTTTGGTTTTCTTAGGCTTAATATAAGAAAATCACCCTTTTTGGCTTTTTTAATAACTCTAACCTCTAACGTATCGTTTTCTTTTATATTTGTGCCTTTTGGTATTTCGTAATGCGGTACGAAGCCTCTAACCCCTTCTTTTAAAAGCACTGTAATACCTTTTTCTGGGTCTACTTTTATTACTTTTCCTTCTATTGTAGAGCCTACTTCTAACGAGTTTATAAATTCAAGTTGTTTTTGATGCCTTTCAATGTTCTCATACTCTTTGTAAGATACGTTTACCATAGGTTTTCCATTTTCATAGGTGGCTTTTGTTACCAACACCTTTATTTTGTCTCCTATATTTACATGCCTTGGAGCTTCACCAAAGGGCATCAAAGCCCTAATATCTTCAAGTTGTACAAAAAATCCAGGTTTTCCTTTTGATTCTACTATAACATCTATAGGTGTTTTTTGTTCTAACGCTTTTTTGGCTATAGAAAAACCTTTCGAAGATTTTAAGGGTTTTGTGGAAAGTATTGGATTTTCAATTCCTCTTAGTTTTATAATAACGGCCTCTATTTCTTGGCCTATCTCAACATCACCTACTTCATACCGCCTTATAACGCCTTCTATTTTATAACCTATATCCAAGTACACGTTTGAATCTGTAATTTTTACCACAGAACCCTTTACTACGCTTCCTGTGGAAAACTGCTCCTTTTGAGCTTTTAATAACTCTTCAAACTCTGTTACCATGCCAAATCTGCCTCCAGTTGAGATATTTTATCATAAAAGCTAGTGTGCAAAGCATTTCTCTGTGCTCCTTGCGCTGTATTGCCTCTTTTTAACGCTGAAATGCGATTTCATCGCTCTAGTGTGCTCTCGCATTTCTCTGAGCTACTGTGAGCCATTGCCTGTTTATTAACGCTGAAACGCGGTTGCACCGCTCTAGTGTGTAAAGCATTTCTTACACTACCAGTGTCTGTTCTTTTATCTATCCACAAAGTAAAATGCAATTTCATCGCTCTAAAACTCATAATCAAACTTTTTTGCTTCTTTCCAATAGGTATCCATTTCTTCTAAAGAAGCCTCTTTTAAAGATTTTCCTTTGTTTTTTAGACTTTTTTCAACAAAATTAAATCTTTTCATCATTCTATCGTTTGCTTTTTGTAGCGCTTTTTCAGCGTTTACGCCTAAAAACCTTCCATATTCTACTATAGCTATAAGTATATCACCAAACTCGTGTTCTATATCTTTGAAATTACCATTTTCTAAAGCTTCTTCTAGCTCCTCAAGCTCCTCTTTTAGTTTTTCTTTCACTTGACTTACATTTTCAAAATCAAAACCCACCTTTGCCATGCGGTCTTGAATTTTTTGGCACCTCATAAGAGCACACATCGATTTTGGTATACCATCTAAAAAGTATTCTCTTTTCTCCGCTTTTTTATGTTCCCAATTTTCTAAAACAGCCTTTGGATCTTCATTTCCGAAGACGTGTGGATGTCTTTCTACAAGTTTTTTTATTAAAAGCTCAAAAACATCGTTTATGTCAAATTCTTTATTTTCTTTTGCTATTTGCGCATGAAACACTATTTGAAGAAGCAAGTCTGCCAGTTCTTCTTTTATAGCTTCCTTATCTTTGGAGTCTATGGCGTCCACCAACTCGTAAGCTTCTTCTAAGACGTATTTTGCAAGGCTTTCATGGGTTTGTTTCTTATCCCACGGACAATTTTGCCTTACTTTTTCAAAGGTTTTGATAAGTTCTTCCAATATACAACTCATGTTAAAAAGCTTATTTTAATGCTTTACATTTTAAAAATCAATGTTTATTTTATATGCTTTTACAGATACTTAGATAATCCTTGTAAAATAATGATATATATCATACAAATTTACCTATATTTTAATAATTTATAATATATTCGTAAAGAGGGGGCGAACGGTTTCGACGTTGGAGCGCCGGGTAGATGATAGCAGGCCAGGTGGCGACTGTGATAGCCAAAACAAACAGCTCCCGAAGCTGAACTCTCTCTCGCTGCTTAACTAAAAGCAGCGCGTCCTTGCTGGTTTTGGTACCTTGGCCAGCTGTGGGCGTCAGAGAAAGGTGTCCTGGTTGGTGATTTGCTGTCTTGCGCCAAACCAGTACTTAAGACAGCCTGAGGTTTGTGGTTTTTCATAGGTTTTGCCTCAAACCCAGTAAGAGTGGCAAAGACACGTTTCTGGACTAAGGAACAGGCACAGCCACTCCTTAGCTCTGAGAAATGCTGTTAGCACACTTAATAAAACCTATGTAAGCTTGTAGAAGTCATCTATCCCGGTTCTGACGGACGCGGGTTCGATTCCCGCCGCCTCCACCATAATAATAAACAACAGACTGTAAGATCTTAACCAAAAATTAAGAAAAATAGAATATAATAATGTCTAAATTAATTAGGAGGGTCATTATGTCCAGTCTAGATAGAGATGCTTTGTATAGGCTTGATATATTGGTTAGGCATTGTGAGGATATCTTAAGCAAACTGGATAGTATTAAAGAACAACTTAACAATGATAGTTTATTAGATAGGCTTGTAGAAGGCGTACGCATGCATGAATTGTATATATTAAATTTTAAAAAGTTTTTAAACAGTGAGATTGATTGGATACCGCCAAAATATACACAATGCAATTTTGGCAAGATATACTACAGCATTGATAAAAGCTATATTTCAAAGACTTACGGAGAAGCTGCTGCTTCTATGTTTGAAAGAATTGGCAATATTCATATGAGTTTTCACGAAACCACTGAGGAATGTCTTAAGCGTAAAAGTAACTATGAAGTTAAAATGCTAATCGTAGAGTTGGCTTCCAAAAGTAGTATGTTGGTAGATATGGTGTTGAGGCTATCGGCAACAATGTCAAGAAACTAAGATAAGCCAAAGCTTATAGAAAAATAACAATTTTTCATAGCACAAACAATCTCAATAGGTTAAAATAAAAGATATTAGCTATTTGGAGGTAAAATAAATGGCGAAAATTTACTACGACGAAGATGCATCTTTGGGTATCTTGGCTATGAAAACTGTAGCCATAGTGGGTTATGGTTCTCAAGGACACGCTCATGCTTTAAATCTAAGAGACAGTGGTATTAGGGTTATAGTGGCTTTAGACGATAAAAGTCCTCATAGAAAAACTGCTATGGAAGATGGTTTTAGCGTATATACCACCTCTAGAGCAACTCAAGAGGCCGATGTGATAATGATATTAACACCAGACACGGTTCAACCAGCTGTATATAAAGAATGCATAGAACCTAATTTAACACCTGGAAAAGCTATAGCCTTTGCCCATGGTTTTAACATACATTTTGGTCAAATAGTGCCACCAAAAGATATAGATGTATTTATGGTGGCTCCAAAAGGACCAGGCCATTTGGTAAGATGGATGTACGAAGAGGGAAAAGGAGTACCAGCTCTTATATCTATACATCAAGATGCTACAGGTTCTTGTAGAGATATAGCCTTAGCTTATGCAAAAGGCATAGGTGCTACAAGGGCTGGGGTTATAGAAACCACGTTTAGAGAAGAAACGGAAACAGACTTATTTGGTGAGCAAGCGGTGCTTTGTGGTGGTGCTACAGCCCTTATAAAAGCTGGTTTTGAAACGCTTGTAGAGGCCGGTTATCAACCAGAGATGGCTTATTTTGAATGTCTTCATGAGTTAAAGCTAATAGTAGACCTCATATACCAACACGGCATAGCTGGTATGAGATATTCTATATCAGATACCGCAAAATATGGCGATGTAACAAGAGGTGATAGAGTATACGAAGCTGTCAAACCTCTTATGAAACAGATGCTCAAAGAAATTCAAGATGGTGAGTTTGCCAGAGAATGGATATTGGAAAATCAAGCCAACAGACCAGTTTACAACGCTCTTTTAAATAAGGATAAAGAACATTTGGTGGAAAAAGTTGGTAAAGAGCTAAGACAGATGATGCCGTGGCTATCTGGTAAAGAGTTAAAATGAATCTTACCAAAAAACGTTATAAACTAAAAAAGTTTTACGCTCCCATGGGGCATGTGTTTGTAAAGATGCACATGTCCCCAAACGTAATAACCCTTTTGTCTTTGGCTTTTGGACTTACAGGCGCTTACTTTTTTTATATACACAAACCACTAACCGGAGCATCGTTTTTGATAATATCGGGATTTTTAGATTTGATGGATGGTGTGGTTGCGAGGCTTGAAGATAAAGCTTCGAAGTTTGGGGCAGCTTTTGACTGGATAGCAGATAAAACTGTAGATGGTTTTATACTTGGAAGCATAGGTTTTGCATATGGGTCTCCTTTTATAGCTATAAGCGCTATTACATTTTCTATGCTTCATACCTTTATAAAGCCAGTGGTGTATGCTGAGATTGGTTTTTCCGAAAGACAAAAAGGTAAGATAGATGATCCTTTGGAAGGGATAGGTTTTTTCGGTAGGCCTGAAACCCATATAAGTATATTATTTTTTAGTATATTAGAGCGCATAAACCCTATTTTTGGTCTGCATCTTGGCATGAAACTTATAGTGCTATTTACGTTTGGTTCGCTTTTAATAAGAATTTTGTATCTTTTAAAGAAATACGGGAAGGATTATGAATAACCAAGATAAACCTTATGTAATAATAGTATCAGAGCTAACTTTGGATGGCAAGTTAACACTATACAGAGGGGCATCTTCTAAAGAACTTATGACTCTTATGGATGAAGAGGCTTATAGATACCTTCATGAGGTAAGGGCAAAAGTAGACGCCATAATGGTAGGCTGTGAAAC
Proteins encoded in this region:
- a CDS encoding thioredoxin domain-containing protein, with translation MKTPNRLINEKSPYLKMHAYNPVDWYPWSEEAFDKAIKENKPVFLSIGYSSCHWCHVMEKESFEDEEVASFLNKCFVSIKVDKEERPDIDSLYIEYCVLLNNSGGWPLSVFLTPTKEPFFAGTYFPKASFLKLLNQIKDLWDKDSKNIIEKSKRMVEQLKQFMNSFEKRELNESFIDKALFGLANRYDEEFGGFSEAPKFPSLHNVLLLLKSQKQPFQDMALSTLLNMRRGGIWDHVGGGFHRYSTDRYWLLPHFEKMLYDQAMAILAYSEAYRLTKNEIFKDTVYKTINFVKENLYENGFFYTSMDADTEGEEGGFYLWTYQEIKDILKEKTDKFIEFFNIKKEGNFLDEAKRVYTGKNVLYAKEPTMLFENELQVLKAFREKRKKPLIDDKILLDQNAMMDWALIEAYLVFEDKDFLDMATKNLNNISKHPLQHALNHNKLIEPMLDDYAYLIKAYLSLYKATFSKDALEKAISLTEEAIEKLWDKNAGGFYLSVGKDVLIPQKTLYDGAIPSGNSVMGLNLVELFFITKEDTYENRYQILSSIYSDMLSRNPTACSFFMTSFLLYKKGYQLLLSMPISKAQERVKELYKHYLPNIVPYHEESSEETFIACKDYTCLSPIKSVDDLIKSITL
- a CDS encoding DHHA1 domain-containing protein, translated to MEICFFHKSCIDGTMSAAILQEHIKNKDSIIFIPLNHGTSVKEAINKYLPSEGQNFKEISKIWFLDIAPKWDDLIYLQSLRQEKQGYTEVVIIDHHKTAANTISKFIGKPIEEDKPIALEYDFITFIYDPTESGASLTYKTLIDKNLPMIVDIVKDKDIWLWRYQNTDEVNDFLYMYTDKPDLMREFLHKDIDEIATKSKILSEYKNFMVYKLKDIWSNSPLYININDIKIPAINTPIYQSEIGSLIAKEHNIACMFYITGDFVKLSFRSVDGSARKIAESLGGGGHDNAAGAIIDKEMFFKSLIN
- a CDS encoding S1 RNA-binding domain-containing protein; protein product: MVTEFEELLKAQKEQFSTGSVVKGSVVKITDSNVYLDIGYKIEGVIRRYEVGDVEIGQEIEAVIIKLRGIENPILSTKPLKSSKGFSIAKKALEQKTPIDVIVESKGKPGFFVQLEDIRALMPFGEAPRHVNIGDKIKVLVTKATYENGKPMVNVSYKEYENIERHQKQLEFINSLEVGSTIEGKVIKVDPEKGITVLLKEGVRGFVPHYEIPKGTNIKENDTLEVRVIKKAKKGDFLILSLRKPKKNIWETLELKEGDKTEGKVSFYRKGKGLFVELQEGITALVPEESMKNIGNKLLKSGTKLKLVVTRIDKDKKQIDVNIVPSEENPAADFIKSNPPNTIVKGKVKTVHPNIAFIELGPNVEGIVKKQDMSWLKNARSEELLTPGEEKEFMVLGLDGKKVKLGLKQLTQNPWSVIPERYKPGQQVELAVKEVRPFGTFLGLPEGIDGLLPISEIPKNTNLEPGQNITVKVLEVNPKEEKITFSMIQETKKQQKEQGDQKEFIKVNDSSSGFKLGDILKNKLK
- the mazG gene encoding nucleoside triphosphate pyrophosphohydrolase, translated to MSCILEELIKTFEKVRQNCPWDKKQTHESLAKYVLEEAYELVDAIDSKDKEAIKEELADLLLQIVFHAQIAKENKEFDINDVFELLIKKLVERHPHVFGNEDPKAVLENWEHKKAEKREYFLDGIPKSMCALMRCQKIQDRMAKVGFDFENVSQVKEKLKEELEELEEALENGNFKDIEHEFGDILIAIVEYGRFLGVNAEKALQKANDRMMKRFNFVEKSLKNKGKSLKEASLEEMDTYWKEAKKFDYEF
- a CDS encoding CZB domain-containing protein; translation: MSSLDRDALYRLDILVRHCEDILSKLDSIKEQLNNDSLLDRLVEGVRMHELYILNFKKFLNSEIDWIPPKYTQCNFGKIYYSIDKSYISKTYGEAAASMFERIGNIHMSFHETTEECLKRKSNYEVKMLIVELASKSSMLVDMVLRLSATMSRN
- the ilvC gene encoding ketol-acid reductoisomerase encodes the protein MAKIYYDEDASLGILAMKTVAIVGYGSQGHAHALNLRDSGIRVIVALDDKSPHRKTAMEDGFSVYTTSRATQEADVIMILTPDTVQPAVYKECIEPNLTPGKAIAFAHGFNIHFGQIVPPKDIDVFMVAPKGPGHLVRWMYEEGKGVPALISIHQDATGSCRDIALAYAKGIGATRAGVIETTFREETETDLFGEQAVLCGGATALIKAGFETLVEAGYQPEMAYFECLHELKLIVDLIYQHGIAGMRYSISDTAKYGDVTRGDRVYEAVKPLMKQMLKEIQDGEFAREWILENQANRPVYNALLNKDKEHLVEKVGKELRQMMPWLSGKELK
- a CDS encoding CDP-alcohol phosphatidyltransferase family protein → MNLTKKRYKLKKFYAPMGHVFVKMHMSPNVITLLSLAFGLTGAYFFYIHKPLTGASFLIISGFLDLMDGVVARLEDKASKFGAAFDWIADKTVDGFILGSIGFAYGSPFIAISAITFSMLHTFIKPVVYAEIGFSERQKGKIDDPLEGIGFFGRPETHISILFFSILERINPIFGLHLGMKLIVLFTFGSLLIRILYLLKKYGKDYE